A DNA window from Rossellomorea marisflavi contains the following coding sequences:
- a CDS encoding glycoside hydrolase family 32 protein produces MRNQTEKEMYTEKFRPQFHFSPGEQWMNDPNGLVYFEGEYHLFFQHHPDGNTWGPMHWGHAVSKDLVHWEELPIALYPDELGTIFSGSAVVDWHNSTGFFQEGKPGLVAIYTNHDTDPVSGKIRQRQSVAYSVDNGRTWSKYEGNPVLENVSLQDYRDPKVFWHDESGKWVMVLATGQSITIYHSPDLLIWTYASTFGHEEGSHEGVWECPDLFPLQCDGEKRWVMLVSIGDHPDYIEGSRTQYFIGDFDGGTFTNENPADLILWLDHGRDNYAGVSWSDLQDGRRIYIGWMSNWRYANDVPTDRWRSAMTLPREIGLKNSPSGYRLIQRPVRELADLSEDGTAAKTPLLLNEGETYQERMQTNLAHLHFETEADTNSVWSLTIRHGREEVSLLTCRVSEGILTLDRRRSGVHSFSTSFPAVQMAEYAGDGEAGFHLYIDTSSIEIFSTDGRLAMTSLIFPEGESLEFECRALTGNVVLKEWKVSALRSIWS; encoded by the coding sequence ATGAGGAATCAGACTGAAAAGGAAATGTACACGGAAAAATTCCGTCCTCAATTCCACTTTTCGCCTGGAGAACAGTGGATGAATGATCCAAATGGATTGGTGTATTTCGAAGGAGAGTATCACTTGTTCTTCCAACATCATCCCGATGGAAACACATGGGGGCCGATGCACTGGGGACACGCAGTCAGTAAGGACCTGGTTCATTGGGAAGAACTCCCCATCGCTCTTTATCCTGACGAACTCGGGACGATCTTTTCTGGAAGTGCTGTGGTGGATTGGCATAATTCCACAGGATTCTTCCAAGAAGGAAAGCCTGGGCTGGTGGCTATCTATACAAATCATGACACCGATCCTGTGTCGGGTAAGATCAGGCAGCGGCAAAGCGTGGCCTATAGTGTTGATAACGGACGGACTTGGAGCAAGTACGAAGGAAATCCGGTTCTGGAGAATGTATCACTGCAGGATTATCGGGATCCAAAAGTTTTCTGGCATGATGAATCCGGAAAATGGGTGATGGTCCTGGCAACCGGGCAATCCATTACCATCTATCATTCTCCTGATCTGCTGATATGGACGTATGCGAGTACATTCGGTCATGAAGAAGGGTCACATGAAGGGGTGTGGGAATGCCCTGATTTATTCCCTCTTCAATGTGATGGGGAGAAGAGATGGGTCATGCTCGTAAGCATAGGGGATCATCCTGATTACATTGAAGGTTCCAGGACCCAGTATTTTATTGGGGATTTTGATGGAGGGACTTTTACCAATGAGAACCCCGCAGATCTCATTTTATGGCTGGATCATGGCAGGGATAACTATGCAGGGGTGAGTTGGTCTGATCTGCAGGATGGCAGAAGGATCTATATCGGATGGATGAGCAATTGGCGCTATGCAAATGATGTCCCCACCGATCGGTGGAGGAGTGCCATGACGCTGCCAAGGGAGATTGGCTTGAAGAACTCGCCTTCGGGCTATCGACTCATTCAGCGTCCAGTGCGTGAATTGGCGGACCTCTCAGAAGACGGAACGGCTGCTAAAACTCCTCTTTTATTAAATGAAGGTGAAACTTATCAAGAACGAATGCAGACAAATCTTGCTCATCTCCATTTTGAAACGGAGGCAGATACAAATTCGGTTTGGTCCCTCACGATCCGGCATGGAAGGGAAGAAGTGTCACTCTTAACCTGTCGCGTTAGTGAAGGAATCCTTACACTAGACAGGCGCCGTTCGGGAGTCCATTCATTTTCAACATCATTTCCAGCGGTTCAAATGGCAGAATATGCAGGAGATGGAGAAGCCGGTTTCCATCTATATATCGATACCTCATCGATTGAGATCTTTAGTACAGACGGTAGACTGGCGATGACCAGTCTGATCTTCCCGGAGGGTGAAAGCTTAGAATTTGAATGTAGGGCATTAACGGGAAATGTCGTATTGAAAGAATGGAAGGTTTCTGCACTCCGGTCCATTTGGTCTTAA
- a CDS encoding carbohydrate ABC transporter permease, whose product MNTYSKSDRFILFTNKILLCGIVVVVLFPLLYVLLASLLEPNVLLSKGLSFNSSDWTLEGYRKIFEDGSIVRGFINSMLYSAGFTIVTVTVCILAGYSLSSDELVGKRFIMIFFLVTMFFNGGLIPTYLVVKNLGMLNTVWAIIIPNAINVWFIILSRTYFKSIPNELKEAARIDGASEFKIFLKIVFPLSKPIIFVIALYAFIGQWNSYFDAMIYLEDRDLYPLQLVLRSILIQNEVQPGMIGDQQAAAELQRISEMIKYSSIVLASLPLIIMYPFFQKYFEKGVMVGSLK is encoded by the coding sequence ATGAACACCTATTCAAAGTCAGACCGATTCATTCTATTCACCAATAAGATCCTGTTATGCGGCATCGTCGTAGTGGTATTGTTTCCATTACTCTATGTGCTCCTTGCCTCACTTCTGGAACCGAATGTACTGCTGAGCAAGGGATTGTCGTTCAATTCTTCCGACTGGACCCTTGAAGGGTACCGGAAGATTTTCGAAGATGGTTCCATCGTAAGGGGATTCATAAACTCCATGCTTTATTCTGCGGGTTTCACCATCGTGACAGTGACGGTTTGTATTCTCGCAGGTTATTCTCTATCATCGGACGAATTGGTCGGGAAGCGTTTCATCATGATATTTTTCCTGGTCACGATGTTCTTCAACGGTGGATTGATCCCGACCTACCTGGTGGTCAAGAACCTCGGCATGCTGAATACCGTATGGGCAATCATCATTCCGAATGCCATCAATGTGTGGTTCATCATCCTCTCAAGGACCTACTTCAAATCGATACCGAATGAACTGAAGGAAGCGGCGAGGATCGACGGAGCTTCTGAATTTAAAATATTCCTGAAAATCGTATTTCCGCTATCAAAACCGATCATTTTTGTCATTGCTCTGTATGCGTTCATCGGTCAGTGGAATTCCTACTTTGATGCCATGATCTATCTTGAAGACAGGGACCTCTATCCCCTTCAGCTCGTCTTACGATCAATCCTGATTCAAAATGAGGTACAGCCAGGAATGATCGGGGATCAGCAGGCGGCCGCAGAGCTACAGAGGATTTCAGAAATGATTAAGTATTCATCCATCGTGCTGGCGAGTCTTCCACTCATCATCATGTATCCATTCTTCCAAAAGTACTTTGAAAAGGGTGTAATGGTCGGTTCATTAAAATAA
- a CDS encoding ABC transporter substrate-binding protein: MKKWSKTMSAAVLTGILVTAGCSNSSKSASSEDYELKDIKFPLKEDVSLKIMTSSSPLAPNDPNEKLILKRLQKQTGVEIDWTNYTAGETFDEKRNLAVASGDLPDAIMNTGYGDYEILKLAKDGAIVPVEDLIEKHMPNLRKVLEDAPEYKAMMTAPDGHIYSFPWIEELGAGKESIHSVDDFPWINVEWLDKLGLDMPTNTEELKDVLKAFKTQDPNGNGKADEIPMSFIINHGGEDVSHLFGAFGLGENGDHTVVTDDGEIKMTAAEEGYKEAIRYLNDLYKEGLIDVEAFEQDWNTYLSKGKEGRYGMYFTWDKANITGMNDTYDLLPPLEGPDGEKNVTRTNNMGFDRNKMVITSANKNLELTAKWIDQLYDPLQSVQDNWGTYGDEKQQNIFEFNEADQALKHLPLEGTAPVELREKTSIGGPLAILDEYYGPVTTKPDDAAWRLGLMKDVMVPHMKAENIYPKVFFSLEDLDKLSKIETDLFAYINRKKAEWITNGKIDKEWEAYLKELDRLGLQEWLEIKQAGYDRNQE, encoded by the coding sequence ATGAAGAAATGGTCAAAAACAATGTCAGCTGCAGTATTGACAGGAATCCTGGTTACTGCAGGTTGCAGCAATAGCAGTAAAAGTGCATCTTCCGAAGACTACGAGCTGAAGGACATCAAATTTCCATTGAAGGAAGACGTCAGTCTGAAAATCATGACGTCCAGTTCACCATTGGCACCGAATGACCCAAATGAAAAACTGATCCTGAAGAGGCTGCAGAAGCAAACAGGTGTGGAAATCGATTGGACCAATTATACGGCAGGGGAAACCTTCGATGAGAAACGGAATCTTGCTGTCGCAAGCGGTGATTTGCCCGACGCCATCATGAACACAGGGTACGGGGATTATGAAATCCTGAAACTCGCAAAAGACGGAGCGATTGTCCCGGTGGAAGACTTGATTGAAAAACATATGCCAAACTTGAGGAAGGTCCTCGAGGATGCCCCTGAGTATAAAGCAATGATGACGGCTCCTGACGGACATATCTATTCTTTCCCATGGATAGAGGAGCTTGGTGCAGGAAAAGAAAGCATCCACTCTGTTGATGATTTCCCGTGGATCAATGTAGAGTGGCTGGATAAGTTGGGACTCGACATGCCGACAAATACTGAAGAGCTGAAAGATGTTTTGAAAGCGTTTAAAACACAAGATCCGAATGGGAATGGAAAGGCAGACGAAATTCCGATGTCATTCATCATCAACCATGGAGGAGAAGACGTCTCTCATCTGTTTGGTGCCTTCGGTCTCGGGGAAAATGGAGATCATACTGTGGTGACCGATGATGGGGAAATCAAAATGACGGCTGCTGAAGAGGGCTATAAGGAGGCCATCCGTTATTTGAATGACCTGTACAAAGAAGGACTGATCGATGTAGAAGCATTTGAACAAGACTGGAATACCTATCTTTCAAAAGGAAAAGAAGGGCGTTATGGAATGTACTTCACCTGGGACAAGGCCAATATCACCGGGATGAATGATACGTATGACCTGCTGCCTCCACTTGAAGGGCCAGATGGAGAGAAAAATGTGACGAGAACCAATAATATGGGATTTGACCGCAATAAAATGGTCATCACATCGGCGAATAAAAATCTGGAGCTTACGGCAAAATGGATCGATCAGTTATATGACCCGCTCCAGTCCGTACAGGATAATTGGGGAACGTATGGTGATGAAAAACAGCAGAATATTTTTGAATTCAATGAGGCTGATCAAGCATTGAAACACCTTCCTTTGGAAGGAACGGCCCCTGTTGAGCTCCGTGAGAAAACCTCCATCGGTGGTCCTCTTGCCATATTGGATGAGTATTACGGACCTGTGACCACCAAACCGGATGATGCTGCATGGAGACTGGGGCTAATGAAAGATGTAATGGTCCCTCATATGAAGGCAGAAAATATCTACCCTAAAGTATTCTTCTCCTTGGAGGACCTCGATAAGTTATCCAAGATTGAAACAGATCTTTTTGCTTATATCAACCGTAAAAAAGCCGAATGGATTACAAACGGCAAGATCGATAAGGAGTGGGAAGCGTACCTGAAGGAATTGGACCGGCTTGGACTCCAAGAGTGGTTGGAAATCAAGCAGGCCGGGTATGATCGAAATCAGGAATAG